Proteins from one Nomia melanderi isolate GNS246 chromosome 3, iyNomMela1, whole genome shotgun sequence genomic window:
- the LOC116429280 gene encoding hydrocephalus-inducing protein homolog, translated as MKLNILVETSLETPTIVLTGRGVEKTLRITEPVIKFLPVVPYTHVQDAIFTIENPSDYPVEFFWHHLDSSFQMDDRVINTLLNYYRAEEILLPPKQAGEPLPANLIKFYNDLLDEMARVQSIRGLVEEEHTEREHRLDEDAGYTGSLHDTSDFRDRMGDPVKELFESIERKSGPPNDLPDPATPEKKVCIIFHGAPFTEYQEAACRSARALRVPVLSIDKAITEAVALGESEYSITLRQIIDNAYQNYAEAHKYVQQFRVILLRLRQEPDPSTELNKIPDADRLEALDPLSRYEYRIRAILQLERVLGKGYSTVSNSPKDKDTPKTVNRSGRRNSEPGFLGISSEIAIGALAERLSAEDFKRGFVLQSLENNLLCNNAVETLLAVLRIAGHAEYFLFVTFLNSITNYNCKVDQLREEYERAADPGKRIRDIDEMSLSEYELLTDGDKKMYLEAILPVKRERASLRRAQFAERMTERGKKKV; from the exons ATGAAATTGAACATCCTCGTAGAAACCAGCTTAGAAACGCCGACCATCGTGTTAACTGGCCGCGGTGTCGAGAAAACTCTGCGCATCACCGAACCAGTTATTAAATTCTTACCAGTGGTCCCTTACACGCATGTACAGGACGCGATTTTCACTATTGAAAATCCGTCCGATTATCCAGTTGAATTTTTTTGGCACCACTTAGATAG CTCGTTTCAGATGGACGATCGGGTCATAAACactttactaaattattatcgcGCCGAGGAAATATTGCTACCACCTAAACAGGCTGGAGAACCGTTACCCGcgaatttaataaagttttacaaCGATCTCCTGGATGAAATGGCTCGAGTTCAATCGATCCGAGGATTAGTGGAGGAAGAACACACAGAACGCGAACATCGCTTAGATGAAGACGCTG GTTACACGGGGAGTCTGCACGACACTTCAGACTTCCGGGATAGAATGGGAGACCCCGTGAAAGAACTTTTCGAGAGTATCGAGCGGAAATCCGGCCCGCCGAATGATCTTCCGGACCCTGCGACGCCGGAGAAGAAAGTCTGCATTATTTTCCACGGAGCTCCCTTCACCG AGTACCAAGAAGCAGCGTGCAGAAGCGCGAGAGCGTTGCGAGTCCCCGTGCTCTCGATCGACAAGGCGATCACGGAAGCCGTAGCTCTCGGCGAGAGCGAATATTCGATTACGCTGCGACAGATCATCGACAACGCTTATCAGAATTACGCGGAAGCTCACAAGTACGTCCAGCAATTTC GAGTAATCCTTCTTCGACTGCGGCAGGAGCCAGACCCTTCGACGGAATTGAATAAAATCCCCGATGCCGATAGGCTAGAGGCGCTGGATCCTTTGAGTCGATACGAGTACAGGATTCGGGCCATTCTGCAGCTGGAAAGGGTCCTGGGGAAAGGTTACTCGACCGTGAGCAACTCGCCTAAGGATAAAGACACTCCGAAGACGGTTAACAGAAGCGGCAGAAGAAATTCGGAGCCCGGTTTCCTGGGAATTAGTTCTGAGATAGCGATCGGAGCACTGGCGGAACG GCTCTCCGCGGAGGACTTTAAACGTGGCTTCGTCCTGCAGTCGTTGGAGAACAACTTGCTATGCAATAACGCCGTCGAAACTCTGCTCGCCGTGCTGAGGATCGCCGGCCACGCGGAGTACTTTCTGTTCGTCACGTTCCTCAACTCGATCAccaattataattgtaaagtGGACCAACTGCGCGAGGAGTATG AGAGGGCGGCCGATCCCGGCAAGAGGATCCGGGACATCGACGAGATGTCGTTGTCCGAATACGAGTTGCTCACCGACGGGGACAAGAAGATGTATCTGGAAGCAATTCTGCCGGTTAAAAGGGAGAGGGCATCGCTTAGACGAGCTCAATTCGCTGAACGGATGACGGAGCGCGGAAAGAAAAAGGTCTGA